A window of Zingiber officinale cultivar Zhangliang chromosome 5A, Zo_v1.1, whole genome shotgun sequence contains these coding sequences:
- the LOC121980590 gene encoding uncharacterized protein LOC121980590, whose protein sequence is MASPSLSSPNAFSGGDGTAPLAPQPESQNGALQGADVVPAASEVSAAGGGGAAPPSAGEDAECGFQRPDFGKNLLVGTVQPYDRHLFLCYKSPEVWPPNVEGSDSDRLPRLLAAEIKASKSSISKKTRLTISQGEDGTDFSNGDVLIFPDMIRYRQLTHFDVEPFVDEVLKKNSEWNPKPPEPLSGSYIFVCAHGSRDRRCGVCGPVLIKRFKEEISSRGLQGEVFVSPCSHIGGHKYAGNVIIFSPTVSEAVSGHWYGYVTPEDVPTLLEQHIGKGKIIEHLWRGQMGLSEDEQKAALNLLKAQPDVGSDENNNKEFINASVNGGTNAATPVESCCQGNPNSTCCQVTPKEKPIVSKTEDESAQEIEQESSNKYRDASNNQGPRTRKLYKLPTWFESWEREDTYAALAVVTAIASVAVAYSYYRQPR, encoded by the exons ATGGCTTCCCCCTCTCTCTCCTCCCCGAACGCCTTTTCCGGCGGAGACGGAACCGCTCCCCTCGCGCCCCAGCCGGAGTCTCAAAACGGGGCCCTGCAGGGTGCCGACGTGGTCCCTGCCGCCTCCGAGGTCTCGGCGGCAGGAGGCGGGGGAGCTGCTCCTCCTAGCGCCGGGGAAGACGCGGAGTGCGGATTCCAAAGGCCGGATTTTGGGAAGAATCTACTGGTGGGGACGGTCCAGCCCTACGATCGCCACCTGTTCCTCTGCTACAAGTCGCCTGAGGTCTGGCCTCCGAATGTTGAGGGGTCGGACTCCGACCGCTTGCCGAGGCTACTAGCGGCGGAGATCAAAGCTTCTAAGTCTTCGATCAGTAAGAAG ACTCGTCTCACTATATCTCAAGGAGAAGATGGCACTGATTTCTCAAATGGCGATGTGTTGATCTTTCCAGATATGATAAGATACAG GCAATTGACACATTTTGACGTTGAACCTTTTGTGGATGAAGTGCTTAAGAAAAACTCCGAGTGGAATCCTAAACCACCTGAGCCACTTTCAGGTTCATATATCTTTGTATGTGCTCATGGTAGTCGAGATCGCAGGTGTGGTGTTTGCGGTCCTGTTCTGATTAAACGATTCAAGGAAGAGATCTCATCACGAGGTCTACAGGGTGAAGTATTTGTTAGTCCTTGCTCTCACATTGGTGGTCATAAGTATGCTGGAAATGTTATCATATTTAGCCCAACTGTCAGTGAAGCAGTATCCGGTCATTG GTATGGTTATGTGACTCCTGAGGATGTACCTACATTGCTGGAGCAACACattggaaaaggaaaaattatagaGCATCTTTGGAG GGGACAAATGGGTTTATCTGAGGATGAACAGAAAGCCGCTCTGAATCTTCTCAAAGCCCAGCCTGATGTGGGATCAGATGAAAACAATAATAAAGAGTTCATCAATGCCTCTGTTAATGGCGGCACTAATGCTGCAACACCTGTTGAGAGTTGCTGTCAAGGGAATCCAAATTCTACTTGCTGCCAAGTTACACCAAAGGAAAAACCCATAGTGAGCAAAACTGAAGATGAAAGTGCTCAAGAGATTGAGCAGGAGAGCAGCAACAAATACCGTGATGCTAGCAACAACCAAGGTCCACGCACCAGGAAGCTCTACAAGTTGCCTACCTGGTTTGAGAGCTGGGAACGAGAAGATACATATGCCGCACTTGCTGTGGTCACAGCCATTGCTTCTGTCGCAGTCGCTTATAGCTACTACAGGCAGCCTAGATAA